From Paenibacillus sp. PvR098:
GTGCTTTGCGCATTTCCTTTTCTTTTTTTCGCCCAAGCGGATTTTTCCGTATTTACTGAAACCAAGATAAAGGATGAAGATTAAGAATCCGAAGGTAACCAGCAAATAAAACCATCCGAATGTTTCATGTAGTGAATTGAAGCAGGTTGTTCGCTGAGGCAGCAAGCCCTTCCGGGGGAAAGGATGCCCCAAATCACAAACGCAAAAATAATGATGCAGGACATGCCAAAAACCATCATTGTCCCTTCGTTCCTAGGATATGAAGGCTATATTTCCCATGAAACGGGTCAAGCATGCATTACGCTCTGTCATATATTTGTCGGAAAAGGGCGGCTGACACACGTTGTTACATGCTTCCAAATAGGGCATAATGGTAAGTATATAATGGGAGTACACGGAAAAGAGGAATACTAGATGAGCTACAATGATTTGTTTATTCGAGCATGCAGAAAACAGCCTGTCGACACGCTGCCCGTGTGGTATATGCGTCAAGCGGGACGGTACGATCCGGATTATCGGAAAATCAAAGAAAAATACAGTCTTCTTGAAATTTGTGAGCAGCCGGAGTTAGCAGCGGAAGTGACAATGATGCCGGTCAAAAAGCTTGGTGTGGATGCGGCGATTCTGTATTCGGATATCATGAATCCAGTGGCTTCGATTGGGATCGATTTTGATATTGTGAAAAATATAGGTCCGGTTATCCATAACCCGATTCGTACGGCTGCGGACGTGCAACGGCTGAAACCGATTCAAGTGGAGCAGGATTTATCTCACGTACTGAAGACGATTGAAATTTTGGCTGGAGAGCTTCAGGTACCGCTCATCACGTTTGCGGGCGCACCGTTTACCATTGCCAGCTATTTGATTGAAGGCAAGCCATCCAAAAGCTATATTCGCACCAAAGGCTTAATGTATGGGGAACCTAAGGTTTGGTTCGAGCTGATGGACAAATTAGGAGATATGGTGATAGCCTATCTGAAAGCCCATATCGCATCCGGCGCCAAAGCGGTCCAATTGTTCGACAGCTGGGTAGGGGCGTTATCCCCAGCCGATTTTCAGACGTATGTTCTCCCGACGATCCGGCGTATTTTTGCCGAGCTGGAGTCATATGACCAGCCGAAAATCTATTTTCCAGGCGTAAGCTCTGGAGAGCTGCTGCCTTATTTGAGCGATATCGAGGCCGATGTGATCGGACTGGATTGGCGTGTTCCCATTACGGAAGGTCGCCGGCGGGTAGGCAGCCGGTTTGCCGTGCAAGGCAACCTGGACCCTTACGTCCTGACGGCTCCTATGTCGGTCATTGAAGCGCAAGCGAAGGCGATCATTGACGAAGGTATTCAAGAGCCGGGGTATGTGTTCAACCTCGGACACGGCTTGTTCCCTGAGGCGTCCTTAGATAAGCTGAAGGAGCTTACGGACTTTATTCATACGTATTCTCGACAGGCGTTGAAAGCGCAGGGAACTTCTATACAAGAAAGCGGTGTATAACATGAGTTCAACAGAGATCAAGCGCATTGGTGTTCTCGTCATGTCTTACGGAACGCCTGAAAGTATCGATGATATTGAAGCCTATTATACGCATATCCGGAGAGGGCATCCTCCGACACCGGAGCAGCTGCAGGATTTGAAGAGCCGCTACGAAGCTATTGTTGGAGGCGTATTTCCGCTTCGAGAGAACACAGATAAACAAGTGAAGGCGCTGGAGGATCGGCTGAACGAGAAATATCCGGGCACGACGTTTATTTGTTATCAGGGATTAAAGCATGCCGCTCCTTTTATTGAAGACGGAGTGGAGCAAATCGTGCAAGACGGTCTTACGGAAGCGGTCGGGGTCGTGCTGGCTCCGCATTATTCCTCGATGAGCGTCGGCGGCTATATTAAACGGGCGCAAGCAAAGGCGGATGAGCTTGGATTAAGCATTCGCTTCGTACACAGCTATCATCTGCATCCCAAGCTGATCGAGGCCTTAGCGGTGCGTGTGGAAGAAAGCTTAGAGCGATTCGAAGGTGTGGAGAAGGACCGGGTCAAGGTCATTTTTACCGCACACAGCCTGCCGGAAAAAATACTCGAGATGAAAGACCCGTACCCGGAACAGCTGCTGGATACCTCCAAGGAGATCGCGGCCCGAGTCGGCCTGAAGAATTGGCAATTCGGCTGGCAAAGCGCAGGACAAACCGGTGTTCCATGGCTTGGCCCCGATGTTCTGGACGTGCTTCGTACCATTAAGGAAGAGAAGCAGGCGGAGCATGTGTTAGTCTGCCCGATCGGGTTTGTATCCGATCATCTTGAAATATTGTACGACCTCGATATTGAGGCGCAAAAAACGGCTCGCGAGCTCGGACTGCAGCTGGAACGCACCCGTTCCTTGAATACCGACCCGCTGTACATGGAAACGTTAAGCGAAGTCGTCTATGCACAGTTGGAGAGGAATTGATTGAATGGACGGCAGCGCCAAACACGTCGTTATTATCGGCGGAGGCATTACAGGCCTTAGCGCCGCTTATGATTTGAAGAAAAGCTCGAACACACCTTTGCGGATTACCTTGATGGAAAAAGGGGAAACGTTCGGGGGGAAAATCCACACATTAAAGCGGGACGGCTTCATCATTGAGAAGGGACCGGATTCGTTCTTGGCCCGGAAGCAGCCTATCATTGATTTAACCCGGGAGCTTGGGCTGGAGGATCAACTGACAGGCACGAATCCTAACGCGAAGAAAACCTACATTTTATCGGGGGGCAAGCTGCATCGAATGCCTCCCGGCCTGATGCTGGGGATTCCTACCCAGATGGTTCCGTTTATGCGAACGGGACTTTTATCGATGTCCGGCAAGGCTCGTGCAGCTTTGGATTTGGTACTGCCCAAACGGACGTCGCCGGAGGACGAGTCCCTCGGGCATTTTTTGGAGCGGCGTCTGGGGACTGAGGTGCTTGCGCAAATCGCAGAGCCTTTGCTGGCAGGCATTTATGCAGGCGATACGTATAACTTGAGCTTGAGAGCGACCTTTCCGCAATTTCACGCTATTGAGCAGAAGCACCGCAGTCTGATCCTGGGCATGATGCAAAACCGGAAGGCGGGCGGCGAGGAAAGCCGGACACTGCCGGAAGCTGCGCGCAATACGACGTTCCTGACTTACAAGGAAGGACTGGAAACGTTGGTTCACGGACTGCTGGATGCATTAGACGATGTACGTTTTCTTAAACAATGCGGCGTATCACGGGTGGAGAAGACGGAGCAGGGGTACAGGGTTATACGGGAAGACGGAGCGGCGGAGGAAGCCGACGGGGTCATTGTGGCGCTCCCCGCTTACGGGATTTCTGAAGTGCTTGGTACCGAGGTTCCCGAAGTACGAGAGCTGGACCGGATTGATTACGTATCCGTGGCGAACGTCATTCTGGCGTTTGATTCCAAAGACATGGTTCGTGAGCTTGACGGCTCGGGGTTTGTGGTACCTAGACGTGAAGGGCGGTTTATAACGGCTTGTACCTGGACATCGGTCAAGTGGCTCCATGCAGCTCCAACCGGTAAGGTGCTGCTTCGCTGCTATGTTGGGCGTTCGGGAGATGACCGTTGGCTGCATATGACGGAGGACGGGGTTCTCCGCGCGGTGCGGAAAGATTTGAAGGATACGATGGGGATCACAGCCGAACCGATATTTACGGAGATGACGAAGCTGATGCGCTCCATGCCCCAATATCCTGTTGGACATCTTGAACTCATCCGTCGTGTCCGCGAAGCATTGTCCGAACGCATGCCCGGAGTGCTGGTGACGGGAGGAGCATTCCAAGGGGTAGGCCTGCCGGACTGTATCCGGCAGGGGAGGGAAGCCGCACAGCAAATGGCGGCCCATCTGAAGTAGAACGAGAGAAAGCCCGATGTGATCGGGCCTTCTTTTGTCCTCTAAGCTTGGCCAGATCGAGAGTCATGTCCGAACCGGTGAAGGTAAGAATCTGTCTTTCCTGAAGGTCGCGGATGACCTGCAGCAGCACGGGCGTGTAAAGTGTAATGAGAACGCTCTCCTCCAGAGTCTGATCCGAAGCGGTGCGCGGCTTGCCGTCAATGAGCGAAAGCTTGCCGATTTTGAACATGGACAAATACTTTTTCATCGCCCGTATGGCTGTATTGGAAGACAGGGGTGTCGGTCTGCTTTGTAAGTGATATAATGACAGTGAGATTATCCGGTTAATTATATATCGGCTGAGGGATGGTTTCAAGTATAACTATAGCAAAGGTGGGACCCAAATGAACGATCAGCGCAAACGTTCCGACGCGCGTTCCGCACAAGCTTTTGCGGAAGCGAAGCAATACATACCTGGAGGTGTGAACAGTCCTGTCCGCGCCTTCAAATCGGTCGGATTGACACCGCTGTTTATGGTCAAAGGAGCCGGTTCCCGCGTCTGTGATGTGGACGGTAATGAGTTCATTGATTACATCGGATCGTGGGGGCCGCTTATTGTTGGACACGCCCATCCGGAAGTCATAGAGGCCGTGAAACGAACCGCAGAGCTCGGTACAAGCTTCGGAGCGCCGACAGAGCTGGAGACGGACATGGCCAAATTGGTTATCGAACGTATCCCTTCGATCGAGATGGTCCGAATGGTCAACTCCGGTACGGAGGCAACAATGAGCGCGCTTCGGCTCGCCAGGGGCTACACAGGCCGCAGTAAAATTCTGAAATTCGAAGGCTGTTACCACGGCCATGCGGATTCGCTGCTGATTAAGGCGGGTTCAGGAGTTGCCACGCTTGGCCTTCCGGATAGTCCGGGCGTACCGGAATCCGTAGCGGCCAATACGATTACAGTTCCTTATAATGATCTGGAGTCGGTACGGCTTGCATTCGAAAAGTTCGGTGAAGAAATCGCCGCGGTTATCGTTGAGCCGATAGCCGGAAATATGGGCGT
This genomic window contains:
- a CDS encoding BCCT family transporter, whose product is MGHPFPRKGLLPQRTTCFNSLHETFGWFYLLVTFGFLIFILYLGFSKYGKIRLGEKKKRKCAKHSKTSLNIKNVRFGLRRKNVCPPQRSLEDKRLVVL
- the hemE gene encoding uroporphyrinogen decarboxylase, translating into MSYNDLFIRACRKQPVDTLPVWYMRQAGRYDPDYRKIKEKYSLLEICEQPELAAEVTMMPVKKLGVDAAILYSDIMNPVASIGIDFDIVKNIGPVIHNPIRTAADVQRLKPIQVEQDLSHVLKTIEILAGELQVPLITFAGAPFTIASYLIEGKPSKSYIRTKGLMYGEPKVWFELMDKLGDMVIAYLKAHIASGAKAVQLFDSWVGALSPADFQTYVLPTIRRIFAELESYDQPKIYFPGVSSGELLPYLSDIEADVIGLDWRVPITEGRRRVGSRFAVQGNLDPYVLTAPMSVIEAQAKAIIDEGIQEPGYVFNLGHGLFPEASLDKLKELTDFIHTYSRQALKAQGTSIQESGV
- the hemH gene encoding ferrochelatase — its product is MSSTEIKRIGVLVMSYGTPESIDDIEAYYTHIRRGHPPTPEQLQDLKSRYEAIVGGVFPLRENTDKQVKALEDRLNEKYPGTTFICYQGLKHAAPFIEDGVEQIVQDGLTEAVGVVLAPHYSSMSVGGYIKRAQAKADELGLSIRFVHSYHLHPKLIEALAVRVEESLERFEGVEKDRVKVIFTAHSLPEKILEMKDPYPEQLLDTSKEIAARVGLKNWQFGWQSAGQTGVPWLGPDVLDVLRTIKEEKQAEHVLVCPIGFVSDHLEILYDLDIEAQKTARELGLQLERTRSLNTDPLYMETLSEVVYAQLERN
- the hemG gene encoding protoporphyrinogen oxidase codes for the protein MDGSAKHVVIIGGGITGLSAAYDLKKSSNTPLRITLMEKGETFGGKIHTLKRDGFIIEKGPDSFLARKQPIIDLTRELGLEDQLTGTNPNAKKTYILSGGKLHRMPPGLMLGIPTQMVPFMRTGLLSMSGKARAALDLVLPKRTSPEDESLGHFLERRLGTEVLAQIAEPLLAGIYAGDTYNLSLRATFPQFHAIEQKHRSLILGMMQNRKAGGEESRTLPEAARNTTFLTYKEGLETLVHGLLDALDDVRFLKQCGVSRVEKTEQGYRVIREDGAAEEADGVIVALPAYGISEVLGTEVPEVRELDRIDYVSVANVILAFDSKDMVRELDGSGFVVPRREGRFITACTWTSVKWLHAAPTGKVLLRCYVGRSGDDRWLHMTEDGVLRAVRKDLKDTMGITAEPIFTEMTKLMRSMPQYPVGHLELIRRVREALSERMPGVLVTGGAFQGVGLPDCIRQGREAAQQMAAHLK
- the hemL gene encoding glutamate-1-semialdehyde 2,1-aminomutase, coding for MNDQRKRSDARSAQAFAEAKQYIPGGVNSPVRAFKSVGLTPLFMVKGAGSRVCDVDGNEFIDYIGSWGPLIVGHAHPEVIEAVKRTAELGTSFGAPTELETDMAKLVIERIPSIEMVRMVNSGTEATMSALRLARGYTGRSKILKFEGCYHGHADSLLIKAGSGVATLGLPDSPGVPESVAANTITVPYNDLESVRLAFEKFGEEIAAVIVEPIAGNMGVVPPQPGFLEGLRQTTASYGSLLIFDEVMTGFRVGLHSAQGLYGITPDLTCLGKVIGGGLPVGAYGGKKEIMEHIAPAGPIYQAGTLSGNPLAMAAGYTTLKLLGAPGVYEELERKSARLEHGFLKNASELGIASTINRVGSMVCPFFTDAKVVNYETAKLSDLDRFNRYFAALLDDGVSIAPSQFEGMFVSAAHTDADIDATIEAHYQALKRL